A stretch of the Chiloscyllium plagiosum isolate BGI_BamShark_2017 chromosome 25, ASM401019v2, whole genome shotgun sequence genome encodes the following:
- the ficd gene encoding protein adenylyltransferase FICD: protein MGLGGRRLSAAAGAVLLGSLTAVLLPQLRDGLWSLRRRLWEVVLDGEPSTGLSLSYSGVELSQLEEAWALRQKAGPEIQLEAKAALHQALEMKRLGKREKAYRLFMHALNMDPNYVDALNELGVFMEEDKDVIQADHLYTKALTISPCDEKALVNRDRTLPLVEEIDQKQFSILDRKVKKLMAIPKGNAALHRVMEESYYHHIYHTVAIEGNTLTLSEIRHIIETRYAVPGKSLMEQNEVIGVDAAMKYLNKSLVSRIGSVNIDDILQIHKRVLGYVDPVEAGRFRTNQVFVGHHIPPHPRDVKKQMQELVQWLNSEEAMSLHPVEIAALAHYKLVYIHPFIDGNGRTARLLMNLILMQAGYPPVTIRKEQRAEYYSALDLANEGDVRPFIRFIGKCTEMTLDLLLIATTDHSVDKGLPEANPNHSDYTQTILIKN from the exons ATGGGCCTGGGCGGCAGGCGGCTGTCGGCAGCAGCGGGGGCCGTGCTGCTCGGCTCGCTGACCGCTGTGCTTCTCCCCCAGCTCCGGGACGGTTTGTGGTCACTGCGACGGCGCCTGTGGGAGGTGGTCCTGGACGGCGAACCGAGCACCGGGCTGAGCCTGAGCTATAGCGGAGTGGAGCTGAGCCAGCTGGAGGAGGCCTGGGCACTCAGGCAGAAAGCGGGACCGG aaatccAGTTGGAAGCTAAAGCTGCTCTGCACCAGGCTCTGGAGATGAAACGTTTGGGAAAGCGTGAGAAGGCATATAGGCTATTCATGCATGCCCTCAACATGGACCCTAATTATGTGGACGCTTTAAATGAATTGGGTGTTTTCATGGAAGAAGATAAGGATGTTATTCAGGCTGACCATTTATATACAAAAGCTTTGACCATTTCTCCATGTGATGAGAAGGCATTGGTCAACCGTGATAGGACATTACCATTGGTGGAAGAAATTGACCAAAAACAATTTAGTATTCTTGACCGGAAAGTTAAAAAATTGATGGCTATACCCaaagggaatgcagcactgcacCGTGTAATGGAAGAAAGTTATTACCATCATATTTATCACACCGTGGCAATTGAGGGGAATACACTGACACTGTCTGAAATCAGGCACATCATAGAAACTAGGTATGCTGTGCCCGGGAAAAGCCTGATGGAACAGAATGAAGTTATCGGGGTTGATGCAGCCATGAAATATCTCAACAAGTCTTTGGTATCCAGAATTGGATCTGTTAATATTGATGATATTTTACAGATTCACAAAAGAGTTTTAGGATATGTTGACCCTGTAGAAGCTGGAAGATTTCGGACCAATCAAGTCTTTGTGGGTCACcacattcctccccatccaagggATGTAAAGAAACAAATGCAGGAGCTGGTTCAGTGGTTGAATTCTGAAGAAGCCATGAGTCTACATCCTGTTGAAATTGCAGCCCTTGCACATTATAAACTTGTCTACATCCATCCCTTTATAGATGGAAATGGAAGGACAGCACGATTACTTATGAATCTAATCCTAATGCAAGCAGGTTACCCACCTGTCACTATCCGCAAGGAACAAAGGGCTGAGTATTATAGTGCACTGGACTTGGCCAATGAGGGAGATGTAAGACCATTTATTCGTTTCATTGGAAAGTGCACAGAAATGACTCTTGACTTACTGCTAATTGCAACAACCGATCACTCTGTGGATAAAGGTTTACCTGAAGCTAATCCAAACCATTCAGATTATACACAAACAATTCTAATTAAAAATTAA